In Bacillus sp. DX3.1, the following proteins share a genomic window:
- a CDS encoding SDR family oxidoreductase has translation MSEQKKFLTLPAQHQNKQPGIESMMNPLPEYEDPNYRGSEKLKGKYALITGGDSGIGRAVSIAFAKEGAHIAIAYLDEHEDAKETKRLVETQGVKCILLPGDLSSEQHCKHIVKEAASKLGGLNIVVNNVAEQHPQQSLEYITAQQLEQTFRINIFSYFHVTKAALAHLKQGDAIVNTASIVAYEGNEQLIDYSATKGAIVAFTRSLAKALVQKGIRVNGVAPGPIWTPLIPASFDKKKVSEFGSNVPMKRPGQPYELAPAYVYLASGDSTYVSGQMIHVNGGVIVNG, from the coding sequence ATGTCAGAACAAAAAAAATTTCTAACATTGCCAGCACAGCATCAAAATAAACAACCAGGGATAGAATCGATGATGAATCCCCTTCCAGAGTATGAAGATCCAAATTACCGAGGTAGTGAGAAATTAAAAGGAAAATATGCACTTATTACAGGTGGAGATAGCGGAATTGGAAGGGCAGTATCTATCGCCTTTGCAAAAGAAGGTGCACATATTGCAATTGCTTATTTAGATGAACATGAAGATGCGAAAGAGACAAAGCGCCTTGTCGAGACGCAAGGTGTGAAATGCATATTACTACCAGGGGATTTGAGTAGTGAACAACATTGTAAGCACATTGTAAAGGAAGCGGCTTCGAAGCTAGGTGGTTTAAATATCGTTGTAAATAATGTTGCAGAGCAACATCCACAGCAAAGTTTAGAATACATTACAGCGCAGCAGCTTGAACAAACATTTCGTATTAATATTTTTTCTTATTTTCATGTTACAAAAGCAGCGCTAGCACATTTAAAGCAAGGAGATGCTATTGTAAATACAGCGTCAATCGTAGCATATGAAGGAAATGAACAACTCATCGATTATTCTGCAACAAAAGGAGCGATTGTTGCTTTTACTCGTTCGCTTGCAAAAGCGTTAGTGCAAAAAGGTATTCGTGTAAATGGTGTTGCGCCAGGGCCGATTTGGACACCGCTTATTCCAGCGAGTTTTGATAAGAAGAAAGTATCTGAATTTGGAAGTAACGTACCGATGAAAAGACCAGGACAGCCATATGAATTGGCGCCTGCATATGTATACTTAGCTTCAGGTGATTCTACATATGTATCAGGACAAATGATTCACGTAAATGGCGGGGTAATCGTGAATGGATAA
- a CDS encoding YhdB family protein has product MYTYNDYDKALYYTYCCNWDKLLVLMVQTDDHLFSKRIEHFLHAYKYGKELPELDKQLQLLFQYIDHASQKSHVEEVEHVQI; this is encoded by the coding sequence ATGTACACATATAACGACTACGATAAAGCTCTCTATTACACGTATTGTTGTAATTGGGACAAGTTGCTTGTTTTAATGGTGCAAACTGATGATCATTTATTTTCTAAGCGCATTGAACACTTTTTACATGCTTATAAATATGGAAAAGAACTACCAGAATTGGATAAACAGCTTCAACTCTTATTTCAATACATTGACCATGCATCACAAAAGTCACATGTAGAAGAAGTAGAGCACGTACAAATATAA
- a CDS encoding disulfide oxidoreductase → MKREKKQEYTLFTAWGASFIATLGSLYFSEVMKFEPCTLCWYQRIFMYPFVLLLGIAVVKKDYRIATYSLPLASIGGCISLYHYAIQKISAFSEAGAVCGRVPCTGEYINWFGFITIPFLALIAFVIIAICSFILVRTNKEMKK, encoded by the coding sequence ATGAAACGTGAGAAAAAACAAGAATATACATTGTTTACTGCTTGGGGAGCTTCTTTTATTGCTACACTTGGAAGTTTATACTTTTCCGAAGTCATGAAGTTTGAACCATGTACGTTATGTTGGTATCAACGCATTTTTATGTATCCATTTGTTTTATTGCTTGGCATTGCAGTTGTGAAAAAAGACTACCGTATTGCTACATATTCTTTACCGCTTGCAAGCATCGGTGGCTGTATTTCGTTATATCATTACGCAATTCAAAAAATTTCTGCATTCTCAGAAGCAGGAGCCGTTTGCGGGCGTGTGCCTTGTACGGGAGAATATATAAACTGGTTTGGCTTCATTACAATCCCGTTTTTAGCACTTATCGCTTTTGTTATCATTGCAATTTGTAGCTTTATTTTAGTCAGAACAAATAAGGAGATGAAAAAATGA
- a CDS encoding NCS2 family permease, with amino-acid sequence MFNLSKHKTSIKTEIMAGIITFLTMAYIIVVNPVILGDAGVPFEQAFTATIIAAVVGTLFMAIFTNLPIAIAPGMGLNAYFSYSVVKAHEGMTFAVAFSAVFVAGMILILLSFTSFRTKLMEAIPENLKYAITAGIGLFIAFIGLRLTGIVTKHESNLVGLGDLHSAPVLLALAGLGITLVLMSLNVNGAFFFGMLLTGIIAYFTGQLTFTEGITSMPGLPEGIIVSNPITAVSDVINYGLYGVVFSFFLVTLFDTTGTLLGVAEQGGFIKDGKLPKAGRALLSDSFSATIGSMFGTTPSTAYIESSAGVAAGGRTGLTTITVAVLFAVAAFFGPLVGAVSGVSAITAPSLIIVGSLMMGSVRHINWDAFDEAFPAFLVILSMPLTSSIATGIALGFITYPLMKIAKGQFRAVHPLVYVFGILFAYQLIFLPH; translated from the coding sequence ATGTTTAACCTTTCAAAACATAAAACTTCTATTAAAACTGAAATTATGGCAGGTATAATTACCTTCTTAACAATGGCATATATTATTGTCGTAAATCCCGTCATCCTTGGTGATGCAGGCGTTCCGTTTGAACAAGCATTTACAGCGACAATTATTGCGGCTGTTGTCGGAACATTATTTATGGCAATCTTCACAAATCTACCAATTGCAATCGCACCAGGTATGGGACTTAATGCTTACTTCTCTTACTCTGTTGTAAAAGCTCATGAAGGCATGACATTTGCAGTTGCATTCTCTGCTGTATTCGTAGCAGGTATGATTTTAATTTTGCTATCATTCACATCTTTCCGTACAAAATTAATGGAAGCTATTCCTGAAAACTTAAAATATGCTATTACAGCTGGTATTGGCTTATTTATCGCTTTTATCGGTTTACGCCTGACAGGTATTGTAACAAAACATGAATCAAACTTAGTTGGACTTGGAGACCTTCATTCTGCTCCTGTACTGCTAGCATTAGCTGGACTTGGTATTACATTAGTACTTATGTCCTTAAACGTGAACGGTGCATTCTTCTTTGGAATGTTACTAACAGGTATTATCGCTTACTTTACAGGACAGTTAACGTTCACAGAAGGTATTACCTCTATGCCTGGATTACCAGAAGGAATCATCGTTTCAAATCCAATCACTGCAGTTTCTGATGTTATTAACTACGGACTATACGGTGTTGTATTCTCCTTCTTCCTTGTGACACTATTTGATACAACGGGTACATTACTTGGTGTTGCAGAGCAAGGTGGATTCATAAAGGACGGTAAACTTCCGAAAGCTGGACGTGCTCTTCTGTCCGATTCTTTCTCAGCAACAATCGGTTCTATGTTTGGGACAACACCGTCAACAGCATACATCGAATCATCCGCTGGTGTAGCAGCAGGTGGCCGTACTGGTTTGACAACAATTACAGTTGCGGTACTCTTTGCAGTCGCTGCATTCTTTGGTCCATTGGTCGGTGCAGTTTCAGGTGTTTCAGCAATTACAGCTCCATCCTTAATTATCGTTGGTAGCCTAATGATGGGTTCTGTTCGTCATATTAATTGGGATGCATTTGATGAAGCATTCCCTGCATTCTTAGTAATCTTAAGCATGCCACTTACATCAAGCATTGCAACGGGTATTGCACTTGGATTTATTACATACCCGCTTATGAAAATAGCAAAAGGTCAATTCCGTGCAGTACATCCACTTGTATACGTATTTGGTATTTTGTTCGCTTATCAGTTAATTTTCTTACCGCACTAA
- a CDS encoding thioredoxin family protein has protein sequence MKKILIFGSIIIALLVAISAITQMENKDDYYTNSISLTDLQKNMEAKKDQTIYFYQTNCSHCKRVSPVVVPMAKDMSIDMKVIDLEKYPAGWDEFKIEGTPIIIHYKDGKEVSRISGEQPKDKFKKWFNENKK, from the coding sequence ATGAAAAAAATACTTATATTTGGCAGTATTATAATCGCCTTACTTGTAGCTATTTCTGCTATAACACAAATGGAAAATAAAGACGATTACTACACAAATAGTATCTCTCTTACAGATCTTCAAAAGAATATGGAAGCTAAAAAAGACCAAACGATTTACTTCTACCAAACAAATTGTTCACATTGTAAAAGGGTATCACCTGTCGTTGTTCCAATGGCAAAAGATATGAGCATTGACATGAAAGTTATTGACTTAGAAAAGTATCCAGCTGGATGGGACGAATTTAAAATTGAAGGTACACCGATTATTATCCATTACAAAGATGGAAAAGAAGTAAGCCGTATTAGTGGTGAACAACCAAAAGATAAATTTAAAAAATGGTTTAACGAGAACAAAAAGTAA
- a CDS encoding L,D-transpeptidase has protein sequence MKKICFLAIFFFCFPMSIFANTDHLLLINLSTNQLSFFENGNYVRTFPISTGKVNTPTPLGTFCIINKYKNKEYHRKKIPGGAPNNPLGTRWLGLNEKEYAIHGTNREGTIGRRESNGCIRMHDRDIQWLYERVPVQTKVIISQFHTSPEYAAHRLGYRVVSWHGRVLEEEQIGTLTLVDRMNIYWQEPNGQFTEIKTVLPNERYAVYSRGENGVYYIGNNLYIMDETGEKIRYEQVPDSILSNIYKRKYKVQ, from the coding sequence ATGAAAAAAATATGTTTCCTTGCAATATTCTTTTTTTGCTTCCCGATGAGCATTTTTGCAAATACAGATCATTTATTACTGATCAATCTTTCGACAAATCAATTATCTTTTTTTGAAAATGGAAATTACGTAAGGACGTTTCCAATTTCAACAGGAAAGGTCAATACTCCAACTCCTCTAGGGACATTTTGCATTATTAATAAATATAAAAATAAAGAATATCATCGTAAGAAAATTCCGGGTGGAGCGCCGAATAATCCGCTTGGTACAAGATGGCTCGGCTTAAATGAAAAGGAATATGCAATTCATGGTACAAATCGAGAAGGAACGATTGGAAGAAGAGAATCAAATGGTTGTATTCGCATGCATGACCGCGATATACAATGGCTGTATGAACGTGTACCTGTGCAGACAAAAGTGATTATCTCTCAGTTTCATACATCTCCAGAATATGCAGCGCATAGGCTCGGGTATCGTGTTGTGAGTTGGCATGGGCGTGTATTAGAAGAAGAACAAATTGGAACATTGACGCTTGTGGATCGTATGAACATATATTGGCAAGAGCCCAATGGTCAGTTTACCGAAATAAAAACGGTATTGCCGAATGAAAGATATGCCGTTTATTCCCGAGGAGAAAATGGAGTATATTATATAGGAAATAATTTGTATATTATGGATGAAACAGGAGAAAAAATTCGTTATGAACAAGTACCTGATTCAATTTTAAGTAATATATATAAACGGAAATATAAAGTGCAGTGA
- a CDS encoding PCYCGC motif-containing (lipo)protein, which translates to MKKYLFSLFVISSLILAGCGTADKKQSSEPKEEHASHSQQGDIQETTKGVDTLPTFLEKLDPQMKEIYATAGKNADLLEWIPCYCGCGESVGHKSNKNCFIHEIKSNGEVVWDSHATTCMNCLEIAAESASMQQKGKSTLEIRNYIDKKYKEGYAKPTPTPMPKA; encoded by the coding sequence ATGAAAAAGTATCTATTCTCTCTATTTGTAATAAGCAGCCTCATACTTGCTGGTTGCGGTACCGCAGACAAGAAACAATCTTCCGAACCAAAAGAAGAACATGCCTCTCACTCACAGCAAGGTGATATCCAAGAAACAACAAAAGGAGTTGACACACTGCCAACCTTTTTGGAAAAATTAGATCCGCAAATGAAAGAAATTTATGCTACTGCGGGAAAAAACGCTGACCTATTAGAATGGATACCTTGTTACTGCGGTTGTGGTGAAAGTGTGGGACATAAAAGCAATAAAAATTGCTTTATTCATGAGATCAAATCAAATGGCGAAGTTGTTTGGGATTCTCATGCAACAACATGTATGAACTGTTTAGAAATTGCAGCCGAATCCGCATCCATGCAACAAAAAGGAAAATCCACCCTTGAAATCCGAAATTATATCGACAAAAAATATAAAGAAGGCTATGCAAAACCAACACCTACGCCGATGCCAAAAGCGTAA
- a CDS encoding DUF1540 domain-containing protein: MPDVRCSVSNCSFWGQGNFCQASAIVVQPDAQNAAQAGDDSYTNAVLTGEMLESSASTSVETCCQTFRPKY, translated from the coding sequence ATGCCAGACGTACGCTGCTCTGTTTCCAATTGTTCATTTTGGGGACAAGGTAACTTTTGTCAAGCTAGTGCTATCGTCGTTCAGCCTGACGCTCAAAATGCAGCGCAAGCAGGCGATGACTCTTATACAAATGCAGTTTTAACTGGAGAAATGCTAGAAAGTTCAGCATCAACAAGCGTTGAAACATGTTGCCAAACATTTAGACCAAAATATTAA
- a CDS encoding LCP family protein produces MHKPFYLFLCITILLIGCEKQAKPESFQGAKQEKNVWNVLIIGSDSRGEQQARADTIMVAQYNKKDHTAKLASIMRDSYVEIPSYDKKYNKINAAYYYGGPELLRKTIQHNFGINVSHYVTVDFGAFVKIVDTVAPEGIEVHVTQAIIDDMGFHLQPGLQRLHGKELLKYARFRHDTESDFGRVKRQQEVLQALKQTFTDKVQSVDGVLDLPMMAHELSPYIKTNIDIATLFTLGSSLLFQPIEEMETMRIPIDNGYEPALIEHAGSVLKVHPEKNKEAIQNFFHTSKAVNLP; encoded by the coding sequence TTGCATAAACCTTTTTACTTATTTCTCTGCATCACTATATTGCTAATCGGTTGTGAGAAACAAGCTAAACCTGAGTCATTTCAAGGTGCGAAACAAGAGAAAAACGTGTGGAATGTCCTAATTATCGGAAGTGATTCACGTGGTGAACAACAAGCTCGCGCTGATACCATTATGGTTGCCCAGTATAATAAAAAAGACCACACAGCAAAACTCGCTTCTATTATGCGAGATAGCTATGTGGAAATTCCTTCCTATGATAAAAAGTATAATAAAATCAACGCCGCCTATTACTACGGTGGTCCTGAATTATTACGAAAGACCATTCAACATAATTTCGGAATCAATGTTTCCCATTATGTAACTGTAGATTTTGGAGCATTTGTTAAAATTGTTGATACAGTTGCACCTGAAGGAATTGAGGTCCATGTTACACAAGCGATTATCGATGATATGGGATTCCATCTACAACCTGGCTTACAACGTCTTCATGGGAAAGAATTACTGAAATACGCCCGTTTTCGCCATGATACCGAAAGTGATTTCGGACGCGTCAAACGCCAGCAAGAAGTGCTGCAAGCATTAAAACAAACCTTTACCGATAAAGTCCAATCTGTAGACGGTGTACTTGACTTGCCGATGATGGCGCATGAACTGTCACCATACATAAAAACAAATATAGATATAGCAACGCTCTTTACACTTGGAAGTAGCCTTTTGTTTCAACCCATTGAAGAAATGGAAACGATGCGAATTCCGATTGATAACGGATATGAGCCCGCTCTTATTGAACATGCTGGTTCTGTATTAAAAGTTCATCCCGAAAAAAACAAAGAAGCAATCCAAAATTTTTTCCACACTTCAAAAGCTGTAAACCTCCCTTAA
- a CDS encoding nitroreductase gives MTTYTSIANVIKERRSIRKFTDKAVAKELLIELLNDATWAPNHRHREPWQCKLFIGEGRKTLVEAVLNSFTDEEREKRGQILSDRFMSTPAQIVVYMDEDPRQVQRDEDYAAVCAFMQNFQLLAWERGLGAVWKSGGLNYNPIFMEGIGLTKGQRIVGILHLGYFDKAPEGKARTPITEKLEVFEG, from the coding sequence GTGACTACATATACTTCCATTGCAAATGTTATTAAAGAGAGACGATCGATTCGTAAATTTACAGATAAAGCAGTAGCAAAAGAATTACTAATTGAATTATTAAATGACGCAACGTGGGCACCAAATCATCGCCATCGCGAACCTTGGCAATGTAAATTATTTATCGGAGAAGGACGTAAGACATTGGTAGAGGCTGTGTTAAACTCTTTCACAGACGAAGAAAGAGAAAAAAGAGGCCAAATATTATCGGATCGCTTTATGAGTACACCAGCTCAAATTGTTGTCTATATGGATGAAGATCCGCGCCAAGTACAGCGTGATGAAGACTACGCAGCGGTATGTGCATTTATGCAAAACTTCCAATTGCTAGCATGGGAACGTGGATTAGGAGCTGTTTGGAAATCAGGTGGATTGAATTACAATCCTATATTTATGGAAGGAATCGGATTAACAAAAGGACAGCGTATTGTCGGAATTCTTCATCTTGGTTATTTCGATAAGGCACCTGAAGGAAAAGCGCGTACGCCGATTACGGAGAAGTTAGAAGTGTTTGAAGGTTAA